A single Candidatus Poribacteria bacterium DNA region contains:
- the cysC gene encoding adenylyl-sulfate kinase, whose product MAEQKATNITWHEANVVQKDREQLLNQKGCVIWFTGLSGSGKSTLALEVESQLYQRGHLTYVLDGDNIRHGLNKNLGFSPEDREENIRRIGEVAKLFADAGVIAMTAFISPYRTDRDNARDLLGEGRFVEVFVDCPLEVCEARDTKGLYEKARAGEIKEFTGISAPYEAPSQPELTVNTDNQNLEECTERVIALLTSKGLIPAS is encoded by the coding sequence ATGGCAGAACAGAAGGCAACGAATATTACGTGGCACGAAGCGAACGTTGTCCAGAAAGATAGGGAGCAGCTGCTCAATCAGAAGGGATGTGTCATCTGGTTCACAGGGTTGTCAGGCTCCGGCAAATCCACACTCGCCTTGGAAGTGGAAAGTCAATTATACCAGCGCGGGCATCTCACCTATGTTCTCGATGGCGATAACATCCGACACGGTCTAAACAAGAACCTGGGCTTCTCGCCGGAAGATCGGGAGGAGAACATCCGCCGTATTGGGGAGGTTGCGAAGTTGTTTGCCGATGCCGGCGTTATTGCGATGACAGCCTTTATTTCGCCCTACCGCACAGATCGAGACAATGCGCGTGACCTACTTGGCGAAGGCCGATTTGTGGAGGTATTCGTTGATTGCCCGTTGGAAGTGTGCGAAGCACGAGATACTAAGGGGTTATATGAGAAGGCGCGGGCAGGCGAGATCAAAGAGTTCACGGGAATCAGTGCACCTTACGAAGCACCGAGCCAACCGGAACTGACGGTGAATACAGACAACCAGAACCTTGAGGAATGCACGGAACGCGTCATTGCCCTCCTCACAAGCAAGGGGCTTATTCCTGCGTCATAA
- a CDS encoding radical SAM protein: MAIRSRVSPRFFVNELATAMSDDWATSYALMKYQIAKESFNWRHPFGATHGKGDDVQLVSLRITDMCNLRCHSCGQWGDNGYLLGESLKSLKQREVPVEYYKRLVDQVVDAGWSPVWYIWGGEPMLYPGLIELLHYIKERDMAISLVTNGTHLARRADDILETCKILYLSVDGPNEEIHNNQRPGVSENYDNFKDVKAALETLSEEKKRRNVAFPYIVPLSCVTMYNIDYVVDLYKFTNQYADAQILYLTWWIDSHSAQAHTEDFEDRFGFKPQTHYGWIGTWKDFDHGVILDKFEQMEKLSKETRRCPPMMMPKLNTRDEIQRYYTDHTEVFGYNQCVSIYMTMEIDSNGDVSLCRDYHDYIIGNIKTDAVEDMWNNTAARKFRNSISTDGPMPVCRRCCGLMGF, from the coding sequence ATGGCAATTCGAAGTCGTGTTTCACCCCGTTTTTTTGTGAATGAACTTGCAACTGCGATGTCTGATGATTGGGCAACTTCCTACGCACTCATGAAATATCAGATCGCGAAGGAAAGTTTTAATTGGAGGCATCCGTTTGGTGCCACGCATGGCAAGGGCGACGATGTCCAACTAGTGAGCCTACGAATCACGGATATGTGCAACCTACGCTGTCACTCCTGTGGACAGTGGGGAGATAACGGATATCTGCTCGGCGAATCTCTCAAATCGTTGAAGCAACGGGAGGTTCCCGTTGAATACTACAAACGGCTTGTCGATCAGGTTGTTGATGCCGGCTGGTCTCCTGTCTGGTATATCTGGGGCGGTGAGCCGATGCTCTACCCCGGTTTGATTGAATTGCTGCATTACATCAAAGAACGGGATATGGCAATCTCGCTTGTGACAAATGGGACCCATCTCGCCAGACGCGCCGACGACATTCTGGAAACATGCAAAATTCTATATTTGAGCGTTGACGGACCAAATGAGGAAATTCACAACAATCAGCGTCCTGGGGTTTCGGAGAATTACGACAATTTTAAGGACGTAAAGGCAGCCCTTGAAACATTAAGCGAAGAAAAGAAGCGTCGGAATGTTGCATTTCCGTATATCGTCCCGCTCAGTTGCGTTACGATGTACAATATCGACTATGTCGTTGATCTCTACAAATTCACGAACCAGTATGCAGATGCACAGATCTTGTACCTGACGTGGTGGATCGACTCACATTCCGCACAGGCACACACCGAAGATTTTGAGGATCGTTTTGGGTTCAAGCCCCAAACCCACTACGGTTGGATTGGGACGTGGAAAGATTTTGATCACGGTGTTATCCTCGATAAGTTTGAGCAGATGGAAAAACTCTCCAAAGAGACGCGGCGGTGCCCACCGATGATGATGCCAAAACTCAACACACGAGATGAGATCCAGCGATACTACACCGACCACACGGAAGTGTTCGGCTACAATCAGTGTGTCAGCATTTACATGACAATGGAAATTGACAGTAACGGCGACGTTAGCCTCTGCCGTGATTACCATGACTACATCATTGGCAATATTAAAACGGATGCTGTCGAGGATATGTGGAATAACACCGCCGCTCGTAAATTTCGCAATTCTATCAGCACCGACGGTCCTATGCCTGTGTGTCGTCGATGCTGTGGATTGATGGGATTTTGA
- a CDS encoding glycosyltransferase family 2 protein, whose translation MISYIIGAAYFVLIFEVLLIINSFRYARRERNAKRPDYTPKAAIIAPHYGWDDQTAENVKRLLNQDYAGSYEVFFVTHAKGESGYDESYPYLLEIAEGQPNVHTLLAPNIVDNSLPRSQKVQNLITAIETFSDDVEIIAFVDADATIERDWLKLLVQPLQDNTVGATVGARFYFPHTFNTASLVEAVWINFQIALQGDHPFAMVWGGSNAIRRESFEKSKVLQRWDNATIEDHNLTHAVRSLKRKVHFVPDCIAVTHTEKRTWKQVIEFTNRQIVMTFRMGLKAQWWGTLLVLLPKALLVLGSIPLTFYADRRFLLVLLVPFIEIQSFRMFSRNLPRWLKDIPKIRETLRAASLVVPIAMFLAGLNAVYALFQSKIVWGGVRYEILSATESRVLGRATEEG comes from the coding sequence ATGATTTCATACATTATTGGAGCAGCCTATTTCGTCCTTATCTTTGAAGTGCTGCTAATCATCAACTCATTCCGATATGCACGTCGGGAGAGAAATGCCAAACGGCCAGATTATACCCCAAAAGCGGCTATCATCGCACCGCACTATGGCTGGGACGATCAGACAGCAGAGAATGTAAAGCGGCTGCTCAATCAGGATTATGCAGGCTCATATGAAGTGTTTTTTGTCACGCACGCAAAGGGGGAATCCGGTTACGATGAGTCGTATCCGTACCTGCTTGAGATCGCCGAAGGACAACCCAATGTGCATACACTGCTTGCACCGAACATTGTGGATAACTCCCTCCCGCGTTCACAGAAGGTTCAGAACCTGATAACAGCAATTGAAACCTTTTCAGATGATGTTGAGATCATCGCTTTTGTCGATGCGGATGCGACAATCGAGCGAGATTGGCTAAAGCTGCTCGTCCAACCGCTTCAGGACAACACAGTCGGCGCGACAGTGGGAGCAAGATTTTATTTTCCACATACCTTCAATACGGCATCGCTTGTCGAGGCAGTTTGGATCAATTTTCAGATAGCGTTGCAGGGCGATCATCCATTCGCTATGGTTTGGGGAGGGTCCAACGCAATCCGTCGTGAATCCTTTGAAAAAAGCAAGGTACTACAACGTTGGGACAACGCAACTATTGAAGACCACAATTTGACACATGCGGTGAGATCTCTTAAACGCAAAGTTCATTTTGTGCCGGACTGCATCGCAGTTACCCATACTGAAAAACGGACATGGAAACAGGTCATAGAGTTTACCAATCGACAAATAGTGATGACCTTTCGGATGGGACTAAAGGCGCAGTGGTGGGGCACCTTGTTGGTACTTTTGCCGAAGGCTTTGCTTGTGCTTGGCTCAATTCCGCTTACATTCTATGCCGATAGAAGATTTCTCCTCGTATTGCTTGTTCCATTTATAGAGATCCAAAGCTTTCGCATGTTTTCTCGAAATTTGCCCCGCTGGCTGAAAGATATACCTAAGATACGTGAAACCCTCCGCGCTGCCTCGCTAGTCGTACCGATAGCGATGTTTCTCGCAGGGCTGAATGCGGTGTACGCGCTATTTCAGAGTAAGATTGTATGGGGCGGTGTTCGATACGAAATTCTTTCAGCGACAGAGTCTCGTGTTTTAGGGCGGGCCACAGAAGAAGGGTAA
- a CDS encoding UxaA family hydrolase, giving the protein MANQYDFQEVGRLPAPSDNVAITTRRVDAGAEINYDVHRFTVSHTILEGHRFAIQAIPEGEPLLSWGLPFGVAITDLSPGDYACNQKILDALGIRDIDFALPSQPNFKDQIAPYILDENTFQPGAQVPRYDHDRSFLGYRRDGGRGVGTRNYIVIMGTTSQTSGYAKALAARFQEVSENYENIDGVVAVTHTEGGESATPNNLEMLLRTLAGFTVHPNIGAILAVDYGSEVVTNQMLQRYMDENNYPLEAVPHRFLSIHGGFDTSLEAGEAIIKEWLGPVNAMQRTEESLSNVKIALQCGGSDAFSGVSGNPLAAHVAKEVIRYGGAANLAETDELIGAEPYVLQNARDFETARTFLDTIERFKERARWHGHTAEANPSGGNNFRGLYNIVIKSIGAAMKRDPEVCLDYVIDYSERMRAPGYYFMDSPGNDLESIAGQVASGSNMIFFVTGNGSITNFPFVPTIKIVTTTPRYEMLKNDMDVNAGAYQDGVPMQELGQQMLDLTVNVAAGERSVGEKAGHSQVSIWRNWKQTGPVNPEAVLPADAPTGEPIPIQLNILQSEHTFSAIQTESGYRSDQIGLVLPTSLCSGQIAQMIADRLNQKGLGREHGISRYVALAHTEGCGVSGGNSEDIYRRTLIGHLIHPVVALGLPLEHGCEKTHNDYIRHALTEQDIPLERYGWASVQLDGGIDAVIQKVEDWFSRSLESMPRPDYAEVGLEHLRIGLTSSGKVTETVAQSLAHLTQTIAGAGGTVVVPANVPFLTSHAYVGSALGNRSQVRNTLSYGQPITEPGFHVMETPTDHVVETLTGLGATGVDLMFAHVVGHPLQAHRMIPLIQATTDETTGSIYEADLDLLPADENWTPEGFSAQMLETILEVASRRYTPKLYGKGNTDFQFTRGLLGISM; this is encoded by the coding sequence ATGGCAAATCAATACGATTTTCAAGAGGTTGGCAGACTACCAGCGCCGAGCGATAACGTAGCAATCACCACGCGAAGAGTAGATGCGGGCGCAGAAATTAACTACGACGTTCATCGTTTTACTGTATCCCATACAATTTTAGAGGGGCACCGGTTCGCAATTCAGGCGATTCCCGAGGGGGAACCACTGTTGTCGTGGGGGTTGCCTTTCGGGGTGGCAATTACTGACCTGTCTCCTGGCGACTATGCTTGTAACCAGAAGATCCTTGACGCACTTGGGATACGCGATATCGACTTCGCGCTACCCTCCCAGCCAAACTTCAAAGATCAAATTGCCCCCTACATCCTTGATGAAAACACATTCCAGCCGGGAGCACAAGTTCCTCGATATGATCACGATAGATCTTTCCTCGGCTATCGGCGAGACGGAGGGCGTGGCGTCGGAACACGAAATTATATTGTTATCATGGGAACCACCTCCCAGACTTCCGGCTATGCGAAGGCGCTTGCAGCCCGATTCCAAGAGGTTAGTGAAAATTACGAAAACATTGACGGAGTCGTCGCCGTAACGCACACCGAGGGCGGGGAGAGCGCAACACCCAATAACCTGGAGATGTTGCTTCGGACACTTGCAGGTTTTACGGTTCATCCCAACATCGGAGCGATCCTAGCTGTTGATTACGGTTCAGAAGTAGTGACGAATCAGATGCTGCAGCGCTATATGGATGAAAACAACTATCCGTTGGAGGCTGTGCCACACCGTTTTCTGAGCATACACGGCGGCTTTGATACCAGTTTGGAGGCAGGCGAAGCAATCATCAAAGAGTGGTTAGGGCCGGTAAACGCAATGCAGCGTACCGAGGAATCTCTCTCCAATGTGAAAATTGCACTTCAATGCGGTGGCTCAGACGCGTTCTCCGGCGTATCGGGCAACCCACTGGCAGCCCACGTTGCAAAGGAAGTTATCCGTTACGGTGGTGCCGCCAATCTCGCAGAAACCGACGAATTGATCGGCGCTGAACCGTATGTGCTACAGAACGCCAGAGATTTTGAGACTGCTCGCACGTTTTTAGACACAATCGAACGATTTAAGGAGCGGGCGCGTTGGCACGGCCATACCGCCGAGGCGAATCCCTCCGGGGGAAACAATTTTCGAGGGTTATACAATATTGTAATCAAATCAATCGGTGCTGCGATGAAACGCGATCCGGAAGTCTGTCTCGATTACGTCATCGACTATAGTGAACGGATGCGTGCGCCGGGCTACTACTTCATGGACAGCCCCGGAAATGACCTTGAAAGTATCGCAGGGCAGGTAGCCTCCGGTTCAAATATGATCTTCTTTGTCACCGGCAACGGATCGATTACGAACTTTCCGTTTGTTCCGACAATCAAAATTGTTACCACTACCCCGCGATACGAAATGTTGAAAAACGACATGGATGTCAACGCCGGTGCTTACCAAGATGGCGTACCGATGCAGGAATTAGGGCAACAGATGCTCGATCTCACCGTCAATGTTGCTGCTGGGGAGCGGTCTGTCGGGGAGAAGGCAGGGCATTCGCAGGTGTCGATATGGCGGAATTGGAAGCAGACAGGACCTGTCAATCCAGAAGCAGTGCTTCCAGCCGACGCTCCAACCGGTGAACCGATCCCAATTCAACTCAATATCCTACAATCAGAACACACTTTTAGTGCTATACAGACCGAAAGCGGTTACCGCAGCGATCAGATCGGGTTGGTCTTGCCGACAAGTCTCTGCTCCGGTCAGATTGCCCAGATGATTGCTGACCGGCTCAACCAAAAAGGGCTCGGGCGCGAACACGGCATTTCGCGCTATGTTGCGTTGGCGCATACAGAGGGGTGTGGCGTATCGGGCGGAAACTCGGAAGATATCTACAGACGCACACTCATCGGGCATCTGATTCACCCAGTGGTTGCCCTCGGGTTACCCTTGGAACATGGCTGTGAAAAAACCCACAACGACTACATCCGCCACGCCCTCACCGAACAGGATATCCCACTTGAACGATACGGTTGGGCGAGTGTGCAGTTGGATGGCGGCATTGATGCAGTGATTCAAAAAGTCGAGGATTGGTTCAGTCGATCCTTGGAATCAATGCCCCGACCCGATTACGCCGAGGTCGGTCTGGAACACCTTCGGATCGGATTGACATCGAGCGGTAAAGTGACAGAAACGGTTGCACAGAGTCTAGCGCATCTCACCCAAACCATCGCCGGTGCAGGTGGAACGGTCGTCGTTCCAGCAAATGTGCCCTTCTTGACTTCACATGCCTATGTTGGGAGCGCGCTTGGCAATCGTTCTCAAGTGAGAAACACCCTGTCTTACGGTCAACCTATCACTGAACCCGGATTTCATGTCATGGAGACCCCCACCGATCATGTTGTGGAAACGTTAACAGGATTGGGTGCGACAGGGGTTGATTTGATGTTCGCGCATGTCGTTGGGCATCCCCTTCAAGCACACCGAATGATTCCGTTGATCCAAGCCACGACGGACGAGACCACAGGGTCAATCTATGAAGCGGATTTGGACCTCCTACCCGCTGATGAGAATTGGACGCCGGAGGGCTTTTCGGCACAAATGTTGGAAACTATCCTAGAGGTCGCCTCGCGCCGCTACACACCCAAACTTTATGGGAAAGGAAACACAGATTTCCAATTTACGCGCGGACTGCTCGGCATTTCGATGTGA
- the dgoD gene encoding galactonate dehydratase, with protein MKIADLKVFPVGQFIYVKIVTDEGLYGIGEGSLSGRSLAVVGALENHIKPLLIGQDATRIEHIWQDIFRGTFWRGGPVLQSALAGVDIALWDLAGKALGVPTYRLLGGATRDKVLVYRHTGGGTPEQLIETAQRQLEEGWKVLRISPIDTIEGGFNQKLAVMRGVEHFSALRKAIGDEAEIIFEVHTRLTPTRAIELCNAIEEYHPFFVEDPIRSENPISFATLREHTNVPIGTGEQLPTKWMFRELIEQELIDYIRVDICHSGGITEGKKIATMAEVHYQELACHYTSSPVSSAAMLHLNMSIPNCAVQEYAPSSGWMDEVIQHDLRTEDGYLLAPESPGLGIDLNEEAAAAYPPTPGEPPHLRREDGSVQDW; from the coding sequence GTGAAAATCGCAGATCTCAAAGTATTTCCGGTGGGGCAGTTCATATATGTCAAGATCGTGACTGACGAAGGACTATATGGTATTGGAGAAGGCTCGTTAAGCGGCAGATCGTTGGCTGTTGTCGGGGCGTTGGAAAATCATATTAAACCACTCCTGATTGGACAGGACGCTACCCGAATAGAGCATATATGGCAGGACATCTTCCGGGGGACGTTCTGGCGCGGTGGTCCCGTGCTACAATCTGCGCTCGCCGGGGTTGACATTGCGCTGTGGGATCTAGCAGGAAAGGCACTCGGTGTGCCGACCTACCGATTGCTTGGTGGTGCCACGCGGGATAAGGTGCTAGTCTATCGACATACCGGCGGAGGCACACCGGAACAACTCATTGAAACAGCACAGCGACAGTTGGAAGAAGGGTGGAAAGTCTTACGAATCTCGCCTATTGACACCATTGAGGGTGGCTTCAATCAAAAACTCGCAGTTATGCGTGGGGTTGAGCATTTTAGTGCGCTCCGGAAAGCAATCGGGGACGAAGCTGAGATTATCTTTGAGGTGCATACTCGCTTGACGCCAACCCGCGCCATCGAGTTGTGCAACGCAATTGAGGAATATCACCCATTCTTTGTCGAAGATCCCATCCGCTCCGAGAATCCGATCTCGTTTGCGACGCTACGCGAGCATACAAATGTCCCCATTGGCACCGGTGAGCAACTGCCGACGAAATGGATGTTTCGAGAACTGATTGAACAGGAATTAATCGATTACATTCGGGTGGACATCTGTCACAGCGGCGGAATAACGGAAGGAAAGAAGATCGCGACGATGGCGGAAGTCCATTATCAAGAACTAGCGTGTCATTACACCTCAAGTCCTGTTAGTTCCGCAGCGATGTTGCATCTGAATATGTCGATTCCTAACTGTGCGGTGCAAGAGTATGCCCCATCGTCAGGTTGGATGGACGAAGTTATTCAACACGACCTGCGGACAGAGGATGGCTATCTCCTCGCCCCTGAATCACCGGGCTTGGGAATTGACCTGAACGAAGAAGCCGCAGCTGCCTATCCGCCCACACCGGGTGAGCCCCCACATTTGCGACGGGAGGACGGTTCGGTTCAGGATTGGTAA
- a CDS encoding FAD-dependent oxidoreductase gives MQFPRLFSPIKVDSLELKNRVVLAPLDVGLHDPEGHVTDRYIDFLVERAKGETSLIITEFTSVWPEQRVITTAVWDDKFVPGLTRMAEAVKDAGSKIFMQIAVLGGKSYIEPFAPSAIESELYTEVPREMTVDDIKRVIEAFILGATRAKRAGFDGVEYHCAHSYLGGQFMSPHTNQRDDDYGGDFERRMRFGTEIVTGIKQVCGEDFPVGFKFSAHEHLHGGVNDRYDEDVKDDLHLQIAEYMENLGVAYLHVATTSATIMQVKGFVECTHPSVPPLYIKPNTLVDLAEEVKQNGAKIPVIATGGITDPVHAEEIISQGRADMVALGRTLIADAHWAKKAHEGENIVPCIRCNFCHTFVVMDRGGVQCTTNPIVGREQLIAFNKTDLPKKVVVVGAGPGGLEAGLRAKEMGNDVIVYEKRDVIGGEMISASIPDFKWDIKRLLQYYITEVQKVGLEVRTGTTVTLDTLRADDPDVVILATGGEAIIPDIPGIDRDNVITAIDAIVRWDELEVGERVMVLGAGLVGYEVAWFAAQQGRDVVLVSRRSEDDVIKLKEHGTNLAVLRKGVRESGARILASRELKRVDKTGAVLTSDDGTEEFHPVETLIISRGYTPRSGLKRDIEAADLRCEVYEVGDCVEVRNFFDAINEGAHVVREKLG, from the coding sequence ATGCAGTTTCCCCGCCTTTTTTCTCCAATAAAGGTTGATTCACTAGAGTTAAAAAATCGCGTTGTTTTGGCACCGCTTGATGTCGGGCTGCATGATCCAGAAGGGCACGTCACTGACCGTTATATAGATTTTCTGGTTGAGCGAGCAAAGGGCGAAACGAGCCTGATTATCACTGAATTCACTTCCGTTTGGCCCGAACAACGTGTGATTACCACAGCGGTTTGGGATGATAAATTCGTGCCAGGGCTTACGCGCATGGCAGAAGCCGTTAAGGACGCCGGATCCAAGATATTCATGCAGATTGCTGTACTAGGTGGAAAATCTTATATTGAGCCGTTTGCCCCCTCCGCGATCGAAAGCGAACTCTACACCGAGGTGCCGCGCGAAATGACGGTGGATGATATTAAAAGAGTAATAGAAGCATTCATCTTGGGAGCAACGCGGGCGAAACGAGCCGGTTTCGACGGGGTGGAGTATCACTGTGCACATTCATATCTCGGTGGACAATTTATGTCGCCCCACACAAATCAACGGGATGATGACTACGGCGGTGACTTTGAACGGCGTATGCGGTTCGGCACCGAAATTGTCACAGGGATTAAGCAGGTTTGCGGTGAGGATTTTCCAGTCGGTTTTAAGTTCAGTGCGCATGAACATCTCCATGGCGGCGTGAATGACCGATACGACGAAGATGTGAAAGATGACCTTCATCTGCAGATTGCGGAATATATGGAAAATCTCGGTGTCGCCTACCTGCATGTAGCGACTACTTCTGCGACGATTATGCAGGTCAAAGGATTCGTGGAATGTACCCATCCATCTGTGCCACCGCTATATATCAAGCCCAATACGCTGGTTGATCTGGCAGAGGAGGTTAAGCAGAATGGCGCTAAAATCCCTGTTATCGCCACGGGCGGAATCACCGACCCCGTACATGCAGAAGAGATTATTTCGCAGGGACGCGCTGATATGGTTGCCCTTGGTCGCACGCTGATTGCCGATGCGCACTGGGCAAAGAAAGCTCATGAAGGTGAGAATATTGTTCCATGTATTCGGTGTAATTTTTGTCACACCTTTGTGGTCATGGATCGTGGCGGTGTGCAGTGTACGACAAATCCCATCGTCGGCAGAGAACAACTGATCGCGTTCAACAAAACGGATTTGCCCAAAAAGGTGGTTGTCGTCGGAGCGGGTCCCGGCGGTCTAGAGGCGGGTTTGCGTGCCAAGGAGATGGGGAATGATGTTATCGTATACGAAAAACGGGATGTCATTGGTGGAGAGATGATTTCGGCATCGATACCCGACTTCAAATGGGATATTAAACGCCTGCTCCAGTATTATATTACAGAAGTTCAGAAGGTGGGCTTAGAGGTTCGGACGGGCACGACCGTGACGTTAGATACACTAAGAGCCGACGACCCGGATGTCGTGATCCTTGCAACAGGCGGCGAGGCAATTATTCCAGATATCCCCGGCATTGACAGAGACAACGTAATTACCGCAATTGACGCGATAGTCCGCTGGGACGAACTGGAGGTCGGTGAGCGGGTCATGGTGCTTGGTGCAGGGCTTGTCGGATATGAGGTCGCGTGGTTTGCCGCACAGCAGGGACGCGATGTTGTTCTGGTTTCACGCCGTAGTGAAGATGATGTCATCAAATTGAAAGAACACGGCACAAACTTGGCTGTGCTTAGAAAAGGTGTTCGGGAGTCAGGGGCGAGGATACTGGCAAGCCGTGAGTTGAAGCGAGTTGACAAAACGGGGGCTGTGCTGACCTCGGACGATGGGACAGAGGAATTCCATCCCGTTGAGACCCTGATAATCAGTCGTGGCTATACGCCACGAAGCGGACTCAAGCGGGATATTGAAGCTGCTGACTTGCGATGCGAGGTTTACGAAGTAGGAGACTGCGTCGAAGTCCGAAATTTCTTTGATGCAATTAATGAAGGCGCGCATGTTGTCCGGGAGAAACTTGGATAA
- a CDS encoding trypsin-like peptidase domain-containing protein yields the protein MYLRLEQPKIRRKIVVWFLAVVLGTGGIVSESVAEHDWTDQIAAFKPMVVNVETSSEVVFETESKGTSFATGFIVDAEQGIIVTNRHVTGSSPSYVKINFYDGSFTEAQVLYYDPTHDFGFYQIDPKEVLFELQAVQLGSWRDLALGDELLLIGNNEKEEYSIKRGRVANLNVNKGDRHSSYIHTTFDRTGGSSGSPVWNTKGEVIAIHARGTDTSSFELPVNYVIDTLKQIQSGGTIQRGEIGVDLELISIGEAIKHFGLPEASRAEIGPSEAGTPKVIQIESIIPKTTGEAGLLASDIIYRINGKLIRDDLYTFDAILNENAGESVILDIYRNGKAVTVEVMVEDMELKKVRRFVRFAGSVFHDITPQLRHLLYFEADGVYLPHADAGSSFSRVGIRERSGNSKVVILEINGRAIRNLDDFIAACAEISGGQHTYVVIRDFNRFDSSPTPRSLTINLKFGTLDVFEWNENNLDWEKVEE from the coding sequence ATGTATTTGAGATTGGAACAACCCAAAATTAGACGAAAGATTGTCGTCTGGTTTCTGGCAGTTGTTTTGGGAACCGGGGGCATTGTCTCAGAAAGCGTCGCAGAACACGATTGGACAGACCAGATTGCTGCTTTCAAACCGATGGTTGTGAATGTGGAGACCTCTTCAGAGGTTGTGTTTGAAACGGAGTCGAAAGGGACTAGTTTCGCCACCGGTTTCATCGTTGATGCTGAGCAAGGGATTATCGTGACCAATCGGCATGTAACGGGCAGCAGTCCGTCTTATGTCAAGATCAATTTCTACGATGGTAGCTTTACAGAAGCACAGGTGCTTTACTACGATCCCACGCACGACTTCGGCTTTTATCAGATTGATCCGAAGGAAGTGTTGTTTGAACTCCAAGCTGTGCAACTCGGTTCATGGCGGGATCTTGCGCTCGGGGACGAGCTGCTTCTAATCGGCAATAATGAGAAAGAGGAGTATTCCATCAAGCGCGGCAGGGTTGCCAATCTCAATGTGAACAAAGGCGATCGGCATTCCAGCTACATCCATACAACGTTTGATCGCACAGGTGGATCAAGCGGCAGTCCGGTGTGGAACACGAAAGGCGAGGTCATCGCCATCCATGCGCGTGGAACCGATACCTCTAGCTTTGAATTACCAGTCAATTATGTGATTGATACCCTCAAACAGATTCAAAGCGGAGGGACAATCCAACGTGGAGAGATTGGGGTGGATTTAGAGTTGATCTCGATTGGGGAGGCAATTAAGCATTTTGGATTACCTGAAGCTTCCCGTGCAGAGATAGGCCCCTCTGAGGCGGGAACGCCGAAAGTGATACAGATTGAATCGATTATTCCCAAAACGACAGGTGAGGCAGGCCTTCTTGCTTCCGATATCATCTATAGGATAAATGGAAAACTAATTCGTGATGACCTGTATACTTTTGATGCAATCCTCAACGAAAACGCCGGGGAAAGTGTGATCTTGGATATCTATCGCAACGGAAAGGCTGTGACAGTTGAAGTCATGGTAGAAGATATGGAGTTGAAGAAAGTTCGCCGATTCGTCCGATTCGCCGGATCTGTCTTCCACGACATAACACCTCAGCTTAGGCATCTGCTTTACTTTGAGGCTGATGGGGTCTACCTCCCACATGCTGATGCGGGAAGTAGCTTTTCCCGGGTTGGCATCCGCGAACGCAGCGGCAACTCAAAAGTGGTCATTCTGGAGATTAACGGACGGGCGATTAGGAATCTTGACGATTTTATCGCTGCCTGCGCAGAGATTTCGGGAGGACAGCATACCTATGTGGTCATCCGCGACTTCAATCGCTTTGACAGTTCACCGACCCCTAGGAGTTTAACGATTAACCTGAAATTTGGTACCCTTGACGTATTTGAGTGGAATGAGAACAATCTCGATTGGGAAAAAGTTGAGGAATGA